Proteins from one Salinispora arenicola genomic window:
- a CDS encoding GntR family transcriptional regulator — MARHIRNDIEAGVLRDGQVLPSTRELAAEWNTSVFTISEAMKLLSAEGLIESKSRSKRVVRHPSQTRSGLIRLPKPHVMLIGGFPGSGKTELGRVLARQTGWPMLDKDTTTRPVVEAALEVLGLSPHDRESEIYLRAIRPREYEALGASALENVGCGNSVIVTAPFLREFNDSAWTNRTVASFATLDAAVTFVWLYCDPESMHTYIRRRGAARDAFKLSNWPAYLSTIDVNFRPPVSHLVVENCASSAPLQEQAAKLLEATLERTS, encoded by the coding sequence GTGGCTCGTCACATCCGCAACGACATCGAGGCCGGCGTGCTGCGCGACGGTCAGGTGCTGCCGTCGACCCGGGAGCTGGCCGCAGAGTGGAACACCAGCGTCTTTACCATCAGCGAGGCAATGAAGCTGCTCAGCGCCGAGGGTTTGATCGAAAGTAAGTCACGTTCCAAGCGGGTGGTGCGTCACCCGAGCCAAACCCGAAGTGGTCTGATCCGCTTGCCGAAGCCGCATGTCATGCTGATTGGCGGCTTTCCTGGCAGCGGAAAGACCGAACTCGGGCGGGTCCTTGCGCGGCAGACTGGTTGGCCGATGCTCGACAAGGACACGACGACTCGTCCGGTTGTCGAAGCCGCCCTTGAGGTTCTCGGCTTGTCACCGCACGACCGGGAGTCTGAAATCTACCTGAGAGCGATCCGACCACGCGAGTATGAGGCCCTGGGGGCCTCCGCGTTGGAGAATGTGGGGTGCGGCAACAGCGTTATTGTTACTGCGCCGTTCCTCCGCGAATTTAACGACTCGGCATGGACTAACCGAACCGTAGCCTCCTTTGCGACCCTGGACGCTGCCGTGACTTTTGTTTGGCTATATTGTGATCCGGAATCCATGCACACCTACATTAGGCGGAGGGGTGCCGCACGCGACGCTTTCAAGCTATCGAACTGGCCCGCATATCTTTCCACGATCGACGTTAACTTTCGCCCACCGGTTTCTCATCTTGTTGTAGAGAATTGCGCATCGAGTGCCCCCTTGCAGGAGCAGGCCGCGAAACTACTCGAAGCCACACTCGAGCGAACATCATGA
- a CDS encoding winged helix-turn-helix domain-containing protein, translating to MIDFDPERAIWRQVADDIRQKVTSGEYAAGSRLPSETDLAQGYGVSRTTIRAVIASLKSDGLVVVEQRPGHPRSTYIRTRGQVEDVPLRPNDSVAYNGVGTVVITRANGGVETYDANDVRIIGTIDRQT from the coding sequence GTGATCGACTTCGACCCGGAGCGGGCAATCTGGCGACAGGTGGCCGATGACATCCGCCAGAAAGTGACCTCAGGCGAGTACGCCGCAGGGTCGAGACTGCCCAGCGAGACGGACCTCGCGCAGGGCTACGGCGTCAGTCGAACCACCATCCGGGCAGTCATCGCCTCCCTGAAAAGTGACGGCCTGGTCGTAGTCGAGCAGCGACCGGGCCACCCACGATCCACCTACATACGCACTCGCGGTCAGGTCGAGGATGTGCCCCTCAGACCAAACGACTCCGTGGCGTACAACGGGGTCGGCACTGTGGTGATCACCAGAGCGAACGGCGGCGTGGAGACCTACGACGCCAACGACGTTCGGATCATCGGCACAATAGATCGACAGACATGA
- the idi gene encoding isopentenyl-diphosphate Delta-isomerase: MNSREVHLVELVDDNGQVTGQATVSAAHQLPGQLHRAYSVLLVDPAGRVLLQRRAAAKTRFPLRWANSCCGHPPPGEPLAAAANRRLREELGVGPVELTEIGVYVYHAEDPATGKVEFEYDHVLRGSLPTDTPLHPDPDEVAELRWVIPSELAADIDANPSAYAPWLGEVLHRLIQLGEPTALRPGRAGEDVPERSGGG, translated from the coding sequence GTGAACAGCCGCGAAGTCCACCTGGTCGAGTTGGTGGACGACAACGGTCAGGTGACCGGCCAGGCCACCGTGTCCGCCGCGCACCAGCTGCCGGGGCAGTTGCACCGCGCCTACTCGGTGCTGCTTGTCGACCCGGCCGGCCGGGTCCTGCTCCAGCGCCGGGCCGCGGCGAAGACCCGGTTCCCACTACGGTGGGCCAACTCCTGCTGCGGCCACCCACCGCCCGGCGAGCCGCTGGCCGCCGCCGCCAATCGCCGGCTCCGCGAGGAGTTGGGCGTCGGCCCGGTCGAGCTGACCGAGATCGGGGTGTACGTCTACCACGCCGAGGACCCGGCCACCGGCAAGGTCGAGTTCGAGTACGACCACGTCCTCCGCGGCAGCCTGCCGACGGACACGCCGCTGCACCCGGATCCGGACGAGGTAGCCGAGCTGCGCTGGGTGATCCCGTCCGAGCTGGCGGCGGACATCGACGCCAACCCGTCCGCGTACGCCCCCTGGCTGGGTGAGGTCCTCCACCGGCTGATCCAACTGGGAGAACCCACCGCCCTCCGGCCCGGGCGGGCGGGCGAGGACGTTCCGGAGCGGTCAGGTGGCGGATGA
- a CDS encoding MerR family transcriptional regulator, which produces MADEALSAGAVARRLGVAVTTLRTWHQRYGLGPSAHVPGRHRRYTPADLVRLETMRRLTANGVAPAEAARWACQAPGTGPAGSGPRIRGPGVRDGGGATVPVGRARPAARGLARAAMRLDSIAITEAISRAIRADGVVVTWDTLLRPVLVGLGERHAATSSLIAVEHLVSRCVSEAFAAVARTHAAVGPPRILLSCADEEQHSLPLEALGAALAEAGVAYRLLGARVPVRALLEAVARTGPAAVVLWSHTRSTADPMQLTALLTGPHRPLLVLAAGPGWQADSLPAGVLRPVDLAEALSLAVAVRESQDQPAAG; this is translated from the coding sequence GTGGCGGATGAGGCGCTGAGCGCAGGTGCCGTCGCCCGCCGTTTGGGCGTCGCGGTGACGACCCTGCGCACCTGGCATCAGCGCTACGGGCTCGGGCCCAGTGCGCACGTCCCCGGGCGCCACCGCCGCTACACTCCGGCCGACCTCGTCCGCCTGGAGACCATGCGACGGCTCACCGCCAACGGGGTCGCCCCGGCCGAGGCCGCCCGCTGGGCCTGCCAGGCTCCGGGCACCGGGCCGGCCGGGTCCGGTCCCCGGATCCGCGGACCGGGTGTCCGCGACGGCGGCGGTGCGACCGTCCCGGTGGGTCGGGCTAGGCCGGCCGCTCGGGGCCTGGCCCGCGCCGCCATGCGCCTGGACTCGATCGCGATCACCGAGGCGATCAGCCGCGCCATCCGCGCCGACGGCGTGGTCGTGACGTGGGACACGCTGCTCCGACCGGTACTCGTCGGGCTCGGTGAGCGGCACGCCGCCACGTCCTCGCTGATCGCAGTCGAGCACCTGGTGTCCCGATGTGTGTCGGAGGCGTTCGCCGCGGTGGCCCGTACCCACGCGGCCGTCGGGCCACCGCGCATCCTGCTGTCCTGCGCCGACGAGGAGCAGCACAGTCTGCCGCTGGAGGCACTCGGCGCGGCGCTGGCCGAGGCCGGGGTCGCCTACCGGCTACTCGGTGCCCGGGTGCCGGTGCGTGCGTTGCTGGAGGCGGTCGCCCGCACCGGCCCAGCTGCGGTCGTGCTGTGGTCGCACACCCGGAGCACCGCCGATCCCATGCAGCTCACTGCCCTGCTCACAGGTCCACACCGGCCGCTGCTGGTGCTCGCGGCCGGGCCTGGCTGGCAGGCCGACAGTCTCCCGGCCGGGGTGCTGCGTCCCGTTGATCTTGCTGAGGCGCTCTCGCTCGCGGTGGCCGTACGCGAGTCGCAGGACCAGCCGGCCGCGGGGTAG
- a CDS encoding kinase codes for MTNVEDLEQIRSSGDVVWENRRYGALYVVDRAKLEADLKGHIPVLHLGQIEAVQTVRSSVSAAHWLTVYLHCNRTVARERIDARSTGDTEARLRAWDETPPLVDADFAVDTGSVSPGKAARQIHERFTRLA; via the coding sequence ATGACGAACGTCGAAGATCTTGAGCAGATACGGAGCTCAGGTGATGTCGTGTGGGAGAACCGGCGGTATGGAGCCCTTTATGTTGTCGATCGGGCCAAACTCGAAGCAGACCTCAAGGGGCATATACCCGTTCTTCATCTTGGCCAAATCGAAGCCGTTCAGACCGTCAGGTCGTCCGTTTCAGCAGCACACTGGCTCACTGTCTACCTTCACTGCAACCGTACTGTTGCTCGGGAGCGCATTGACGCGCGATCAACCGGTGACACCGAAGCCCGGCTACGCGCATGGGATGAAACGCCTCCACTGGTGGACGCGGATTTTGCGGTCGACACCGGAAGCGTCAGTCCGGGCAAGGCCGCCCGTCAGATCCACGAACGCTTCACGCGACTTGCGTGA